In Camelina sativa cultivar DH55 chromosome 13, Cs, whole genome shotgun sequence, the genomic window CTTTTCTATGTTTGGAACGTTGTAGCTCTGCGCTACATAAATCCCGCAGATGGTTCCGCACACGAAGGAGAAGTAGCTTCTTATCaaccccatttttttttatattttacccACCTTATCAGATTTATCCTAAGAGAAGCCACTGGGttttctctaatatatatactactaaagAGCTTcgtcttttgcttcttttccAAGGGGTTTACCGGTTAATTAATTCCTCTCTAACTTTTTCTCCAAGGGTCAACTCCTTAAATCTCGCCCATGGAGTATTATATTTTCGAAGATATGACACTGTCGTTTTCCAACTGCAACAGCTGTATTTATTTTCTAGTGAGCCGAGTAGATTTTCTGAAGGTTTCAATTATGAGAAGAAGACAACATACCTTAGAGACTAGAGATAACACAAACAATTGTGGCCACAAAGACAATTGATAAAATGCACCaacaatgaaaagaaagaaagcaattTTGTAAAGggcctcttttcttttttctccttcatTGGTATCCATCCCATAGCCATTAGATTcaaaggtaaacaaaaaaaaaaaaaaaaaaaaaaaaaNNNNNNNNNNNNNNNN contains:
- the LOC109128293 gene encoding uncharacterized protein LOC109128293, coding for MGLIRSYFSFVCGTICGIYVAQSYNVPNIEKVAQAAYSMAKQMEERYRKTKTKSLEDFQD